GGTCTTGGCCTCCAATACTGAGCCATTTCCCACTGGCCCTGTACAAAGCAGTCCCTTGGGCTTCTCCAGGGGAGACATGTATAGGGCATGATGTCACAGGAAGGCCAAAGTATCATGCCACCTGTGAGGAGTAAGCCCAAATTCCTGTTGGGTGTGTTGTAAACAGAGGAGCCATTCTTAAGGCCCTCTGCTCTGAGCGCACCCCACTGCAAGGGCCTTGTGTTGAGTCTGGCCCAGTCCTGGAAAGGTCTGCCCGTGGGAATTTTAGACAGTATCAGTTCTAGAACACAGGATGCCCATCCCTCTAAAGCTAGCGTAAGAAAGGCACTAAGCACTTTCTGAATAAGATCAGTATACCCAGAACACTTCAGGGCCAGACAAAGCCCCAAACACCACTTACTTCTGCTTCACAAACTCGTCTGTGATGAGCTTCCTCACTTCCCCAAAGAGTGAATGCCTCACCCtgacaatgggaaaaataaccCATGAACACAGATCAGAACTGCCCAGATGAGGGCAGAGGCATTTCCCAACATGGAAGAGACCTCTCTAGCACATGGGGCAGTCTCAATGAAGCGAAGAAAGTAGTGAGCACATGGCCACTAGAAGCAAGCAGTTAAGACCAGATGCCTCTTTGTCAGGGATCCCTGAAGGTCTATCTAACATCTCAGCTTAGAACAGACAGAGGACATACAGGAGAGAGCGAGCAGAGAGTTCAGGACCATTTGCCCATCATCCACCCAGGTCAGAACCCTGGGCCCTCTACCCAGTCCAGCACCCCACCCGCTCCACCAGACCACCAGACTGATGCAATCCTAGGACCGTCCTCTCTTGCCAAAGGACAACACGGACAGCAAGCGCTGAGAAGCCCAATCATACCCAGGGTGCAGCCCCAACTTGCGCAGCACCTCCCAGATGACAGCTGCGAGGGGAGGCAAGAGGAGACAGGGACAGAAATTGAACACATGGAATCCAGACCATGGCCGCCCATTCAGCTGCATGCCCAGCCACTCACCCTCACTGGCCTTGTTGCCATTCATAAAAATGACACTCAGAATCACCATGAGGAGACCCAGCTTGGGTGTGTCCTTGGTCCTAAGGGAATAACAGGACAGAAAGAAGGTTTATGTTCAGCAGCCATCCGCAAAAGACACACCAGTCACCTTACTAGGCTAGCCTCTCCCAGATGCCTCAGATACAGAATTCTGCCCAGTCTCTGCTTCCAGCTCTATGCCACCCTGGGCAAGGCACTTAGACTTGCAAGCCTTGGTCTATTATTCAGTAAAATGGGAAAATCATATTCTCCCTTCCTCAGGTTGCCAAGAAGACGGAAGAATGGCTGTCAACCTGCTACAACACAAGCACTCAGTCCATGTGaatcccttctttctctcctagAACCTTCAGCCCCACTGAGACTCCTGCGCTTCATGCATCCTGATCCACCCACACCAGGAAGCCCTCCTTGAGAACCACTCTGCCAAAGCCAGGCCAGGCACTCAGTCGGAAGAGGCAAGCAATGACAGGCCTGCTTTCCTGAGAAGCTTCTACAGAGACAGCAAACCTGACAGCAGGAATGTCCCACCCTAGGCTCCTACACCCATCAGTCATAATCAGGTGCCACTCCTGTGAGCAGGGCTCCAACTATGTGCAAGTGCTGAGACAGGGCTTTTGAGACTCTGTTTTTCCTGACTCCCTAAAAGGATGGGGGAAGTAGGACAAAGAAGGGGTAGCAGCACAGATAAAAGCAAAAGCTCCCTTCCCACTCCAGCCCTTTCCCAGCTTACGTTCCCAGTATGCCTGCAGAGGATTCCCGAGTGCTGATGAGAATATACAAGCTACTTTGCTTATCAATTTCTTTCAGATTGACTCGAAACATCTGCCAAGTAAAAGAATAGCCTGTGAGATCACAAAATTCAGCTTGGGTATCAGTGAACTTTCTGGGCATCCTAAAACTCCCAGTGTACTTAGGGGGTTTGCATGTGTAAGAAATCAGTGAGATAATGCACATAAAGCACACAGCCAAGTGCCTGGCACGCAGTAAACACACAGCGAATGTACTATTGTCATCAACATCATCTTTGTGATGAGCAGGAATCTAAGGAGACAGAGAACGGGGATACAAGGGAGAGGTGAGATCTGAAATACATGCAGAATGTGTCAAACCATGGATAGAAGCTGAGACTAAGTTGAGTGGCTTGTGTCCTTGCCATGCTTTCATCACTGACATGCTGTGTGACCCATGGCAAGTCTACACCACTCCCTAGGCCACTGTCTGCCCATTCACACAGTAATGGGGCTGGATTAGCATGTCTCTGTGATTCTCTCCAAAAGAGACATATATATCTTTGCTCAATTCAAAGCTTCCCCATTGCGCCCTTCCGCCAGCACTGCCCCTTCACCTTCTCCAGAGCGTAGCTTGCTCGTTCAATGATTTCTGGGAAATATTCATCATATTCTTGGATGACATCCCTCAGCATGTCTGTAGAAAAGGAGAGGTGAGAGTAGCTGAGCTTAGCAGGGGCCACAGAGCTGCAGCCCTTTTGCCAGTCCTGTTGGGTCAGTGCAACCAGAGACCTGAAGTGAGTTAATAGAAGATGCCAGCCATGGCAGCGTGTGAGGAGGGCAGGTGTGGAGATATGAGAGAACAAAGAGGCCATAAAGTGTTACTACCAGACTatgggaggagagaggagtgGAGAGGAGAGCTCAAGGAGGAGGGTTGGTAGGACACTACCTGAGCGCTTGATGGGGATCTTTGTCTGGTCCTTAACCAACAGGTATTTCACCAACTTATTAGCCTGGGAGGAGAGGAATAAATTGAGAGATCTTAACATGCTTGCAGAAAACTCGGGAGGTGGCAGAGCAGAGGGCAggtgaagaagagaagagactaGACAGCATTGGATTCTTACCCTTTCTTGTAAAATGGCCACATCTCGCGGTGGCGCAGGCCTCCGGCCCCATGGGATCCGCCTGTAATTATTGCCACTTCTCTCATCCCCATTCAGATGCTTGGACTTCATCATCAGAAAGAAGGAAGGTCCAGAGTCACCAGGTGAAAGAGATGGCTCTGGCTCCTCACCTTGCCTGCTCCAGACAGAAAGTCTCTCTAACCCCCTCCCTCAGCCTTGCTGTAGTGGAGCCTGATCCTGACCTTGCCATTGGCCACCCTAAGTCCTGAGCTTTCAAGTCTTTCACTGTCTTCCAGGAAGGAGTTTCATTTCTCTGTCAGGCTAGGAACAACTCAAGATAAGAGCCTAAGggtctttctcttcctttggctACCACCAATTATGCTGGCTGGTAtctcttggacaagtcacttcatttctctgggactcagtttttTTATGTGTAAAACTGGGACCTATGATCCCTTGTTGGTAAGAGTTACTTTCAAGACATTCAGACATACCTTGTGTAAATGTCCCCAACACaaagcctggcacatggtaactACTATTTAAATACAAGTAGAATTACATACAGGTTGTAGCTGACTATATGGATGTCTTATTTCCTCACCAATCTGTGAACTACTAGGGGGCAGAAACTATGTCACCTTCTTCTCAGCATCTTCCACAGCCTATCTGAACACAGGGACTAGCTCAAAGTTAAACTTTtacagaagaaatgaacaaaccagAAGGgtagaaatggaaaagaagcacAAAGTTAAGGATGGTAATGTCAGAGATCTCACCTTTCGGTTTCTCTTGCCCCGGGTCCTGGTTGTGGGCTCCAGACTCAACTGAGCCAGATAGTCATCTGCCAGGGCCTGGACAGCAGCAGCAACCTGAGTCTCAAGGGCACTTACGTTGGTCTGAGCAGAGGCCATCTTGGCCTGGGCCCCTTGGTCAGCATTTGGAGTCTGGCTTTCAGTTGCCCGAGCCTTAGTGGAAGCCTTCCGAGCCCTAGACCCTCTCTTGACCCGCAGGGTGGCTGCCAGGGCCTGGTTTGTGACCATTTGAGTGGCAAGTAGGGCCTCAGAAATCTCAGAGACAGAATTTGGGCCCCTACTGGCAGCCTTCTTGCCCTTGGATTTTTTGGGCCTGATAGCTATTACTGAGGCCTCAATCTGCCTGGTAGCTGTCTCAGTGACATTTGCAGCCTGTATATGCTCAGTGTCAGTATTTATGACCTTAGCAATTGTCTTCCTGGCTTTGGAGGCTTTCTTGGTTCGGATGGAGGCTGCTGTGGTGTGGATACTGGCTGTCTCATTGGTAATTTGGCCTTGGGTGGTAGCTGTATGGGTGGCAGTTGGAGCTAGTGAAACCTCGGTGGCACTAGCTATGGCCTTATTCGCAGCCTTCTTAGCTTTGGAAGCTTTCTTAGGCTTGACAGAGGTTATCAAGGTCTGGGAACTGGCTGACTCATTGGCAATTGAAGCGTGAATATTCTGTGAGATGACTGGTAGGTTTAGGACCTGCAAGGGTGACTTGAGCTGTGTAGCGCCACCCTCACGGCCAGTTGGGGATTGGGAGCCTTGCACTGCCTTGGCAGTAACTCTCTTCATCTTGTTGGCTTTCTTAGGCTGAACAGTGACTGAAGAAACCTGAGTATTGGTTACCTCAGTGGTAGGTGAAGCCTGACTGATCTGGGTAATGACTGGCAGGTTTAAAGCCTGCAAAGTTATTTTGGGCTTGTTGGTGGCAATCTCATTGGCAGTTGGGACTGGAGGGGCAGCAGGTGCAGCCTTAGTAATAGCCTTTATAGGGGCCTTCTTGGTCTTGCTTTTCTTAGGCCGGTTGACAACTGGTGGGTCCACGGCCAGGGAGTCCTTGGTTGCCGCCAACAGGGTATGCATCAGCAAGACACTGTCCTCTTCTGTAGTCTCAGTCTGTATATCTGGAGGGAAGGGAAGCCCCAGGCTCCCAGGGGGAGGCAGAGGGCCCTACACACTTAGGATTATGATCCTCTGGGCCATCTGGCCTCCCTAAAGCCCACCCCTTTCCACAAAGGCCTTCCCTTCCTCTGAGCAGTGGTTAATTGAAATGGGGTGAGGGAAGGGGTAGGGATCAAGGAAGGAATAGAGTCAGGCAGgttttcctctcctcccccttcACCATGTAAGGGAGGACTGAGATGAGTTAGGCAGGGAATTATGAAACTACACAGTGGAAGGAGTCTGAAGAGCAGTAAGTGAACTCAGGACGGGGCAGATGGCCTAGAGAGAATGCAGAGAGGCCTCACCTGAAATGGAGGCACCCTATATCCGTAGTCATTTCTCCTATCCATCTTTCTGGGAGGCCGAGTAACAGCTGAGTCTGAGGGGAATGGGCCTGAATTAGAGAATGAGAGGGAGGGGGAGATTCATCAGACATCTCACCTATCCTTACTTAGAAGAGTCTCATGTAACCTTGGGCCCTAATCCCTTCAACTCCTGGATTTTCATACCTAAAAAACCCAGGCCATCTGGTTTCCGTTTTGCCTCCAAGAGGGTCAGTTCTACGACCCCGCCCCTTTACACGCCCCCTCCGCAACTCGATAGTGCGCAGGCGCACCGACTAGAGGCACCCTCACCCCCTAACTTAGGCCCGCCGCTCTCCCAAAAGAACCGGTTCTTCAAGGCCCTCCGCGCGCATGCGCCTTGGTAAACCGGACAGTTTCTAACCAGCTCAATCCCACATCTGCCCCCTGCTCTCAGAGCAACAGAACATCTTGGCGCCACCCCTGACTCACTCTTCTAACTGCATCACATCTCGATCCAACCCTTCCCCCAACACCAGCCCCTCCCGTACCGCAGTACCACGCCGCTCCGCAGTACCACTCCGCACCGCACCTACCCCAACACAACCCATCTCTCCTCTACTGTACTGCTACACACCGCCCCTTCCCAATACACACCCCTCCCTCCGCTCTGCAGCATTTCTCTGCACCTTTCCTTCCTTTAATAAGCCCCCTCCCTCCGCTCTGCGGTACGTCTCTGCACCACCCCTTCCCCAACCAACGCCACTCCCTTCTCTTTCCACGTCCGCAAGTGTGCGGCTCCGCCCTTTCTGCAACATGAATACCCCACCCCCAAATCCAACTGTGTGAACCTTCTGTGTATTCCTGTTCTCAAACCTTACCAGGTCCTGTCTCTTCCCTTTCAAACCGGAACCAACCGGGTCATATCCCCTTCTTTCTCCAATCTGAATCTGGTCCTTTCCGTTGCTCAAAAGGGATGCTGCCCACTCCTTTCTCTGGGTCCCGATCCCTCCATTCTGTGGCCCAAACAGGGTCCTGCCCCCTTTCTCCAGCCTAAACGGAGTCCTGCCATCTCCTATCTCCCTCCGGAACTGTGTGTATTCTCCTCCCCTCTTGCTACCGTCTGAAGGATTTCTCGATCCTTCCTTTCTGCGGTCCCAACTAGGTCTGCATCCCTCCCTTCCACGGCCCGAACCGAGTCCAGATCTTTCCTTTCTGTGGCTCAAAGGAGATTCTGCCTCCTACTTTCTTCTATGCGAACTGGGTCCAGGCACCGCTAAAGGCGACTTTGATGCGGTTAGGTCCCGAACCCCCAGCAGGTTTTCTTCAAACCTTAGGGGCGTGTGGAGTCAGGCACGTCGAAACCGCAGCCAGGAAGTCCCCACAGGGTCTTCACTAAAGCTAGGCACCTCAGCTCACCTCGTCttcttgaatccagaaggcgtgTGCTCTCTCCAAGCCTCTCCTTATGTCTGAGCCTATCCCCCTCCCTGGCCGGAAGTGGTCCTGCCTCTTTCCGCCTCCAGAGGGGGTCTCCGTTCCTGCCTGTCAGTCTCCTCCCCTCCATACCTACTTTCAGCTTTCCATTTTCCTCAATGTAGCTCCCTTTTTCTGCTTAAGACCCCTATTCAGTTATCACTCCCTCTTATTCTCCATTTGACTTCTCTGTTCCCCACTCTGTATCTCTGTTCCTATTTGATTCTCCTGTTTCCCCTGGGAGGAATGTGCTTCTCGGAACTCCCACACCAACTCTTCCTACAGACCCTCTATCCCAACACTATTTACATAGTGTTGTTATACCTTGTGTCTATGTCTCTCTTTGCTAGAGCTGCTCTGGAGCAGGGGACTAGGTCATGTTCATTTGTGTCTTTCAAGTATTACCAGATTAAAACATTTAGAGGTTCTAAACACTAAAAGATAGGGTGCCCGTACATCATATGCAATTCAGAATAAAAACTGTAATGTATAAAAATCCATGAAAAGTTTTTATTGATCTCACAATGACTATATTGATGCTTTAAAAGTATCAACTTGTACTTAGACTGTCTCTTGTGACATGGTGCACTGTTCCCCCATGCAGAAAACAATTCgtggcatttatttattcattcaatcattcaaaaGAGAGCAAGGATAACTATACTTATGTCAAATAAAATAGGCTTAaagtcaaaaattataaaagatcttaaaggccattatataatgataatgaGATCAATTCATCATGAATATCtaagaattataaatatatttaatatatgcacccaacatagaagcacctaaatatataaaacaaatattaatagatctgaagGGAGTAGTAGACTGCAATACAATAGTGGTAGGAGACTTCGAGACCCCATTTTCAACAATTCACAGATCAGCCAGATAGAAAATCGATAGGGAAACATTGAACTTGAACTACACTTTAGACAAAAAGGACCtacagaatattttatccaatagaatatacattattatcaAGCACAGATAGaaaattctccaggatagatcataagTTAGGccaaaaacaagtcttaacaaatttaagaatattgaaatCACATCAAGTAATACATGCACAGTGGTATGGAACTAGAAATCATTAATGATAAGAATTGTGGAACTTTCATAAATGTATGGacattaaacaacatactccAGAATAACCAATAtgtcaaggaagaaattaaagggaaattttaaaatatcttgagacaagtGAAAATCTatacacaacatactaaaacttaTGGAATGCAGCAAGAGCACTTCTAAGAAGGAAGTTTACagcaataaatacatacatcaaaaagaaaaaagatcccaAACAATCTAgcgtcacacctcaaggaactggaaaaagaagaacaaataagctcaaaattagtagaataaaggaaataataaagaccagagcagaggtaaatgaaatagagattagagaaacaataggaaaaaaatcagtgaaaccaagagttggttttatgaaaagataaataacattgaCAAGCCTTTAGCTAGATCAACtaagaaaaaacaagagaagactcaaaatcagaaatgaaagaggagacattacaattaataccacagaaaagcaaaagattatattatattatattatgtatattacatatagtatagtacatataatatatatactatactatatagaagatatataacatatattctatatatagaaGATATATaacatattctatatatatagaaGATATATAACATATTCTCTCTATATAGAAGATATATAAGATATCTTCTATATAGTAtgagatatattatatattctatatagtatgagatatataatatatattctatatagtataagatataaaatatattataaataatatataatacataatataatattatatgtaaatatgtctgtatatttatatataaatatgtatataattattataatatataatgaccTTTAAGATCCTTCCTTTCTGTGGTCCCAACTAGGTCTGCATCCCTCCCTTCCACGGCCCAAACCGAGTCCAGATCTTTCCTTTCTGTGGCCCAAAGAGGATTCTGCCTCCTACTTTCTTCCATGCGAACTGGGTCCAGGCACCGCTAAAGGTGACTTTGATGCGGTTAGGTCCCGAATCCCCAACAGCTTTTCTTCAAACCTTAGGGGCG
This genomic stretch from Chlorocebus sabaeus isolate Y175 chromosome X, mChlSab1.0.hap1, whole genome shotgun sequence harbors:
- the TRO gene encoding trophinin isoform X4 encodes the protein MDRRNDYGYRVPPFQGPLPPPGSLGLPFPPDIQTETTEEDSVLLMHTLLAATKDSLAVDPPVVNRPKKSKTKKAPIKAITKAAPAAPPVPTANEIATNKPKITLQALNLPVITQISQASPTTEVTNTQVSSVTVQPKKANKMKRVTAKAVQGSQSPTGREGGATQLKSPLQVLNLPVISQNIHASIANESASSQTLITSVKPKKASKAKKAANKAIASATEVSLAPTATHTATTQGQITNETASIHTTAASIRTKKASKARKTIAKVINTDTEHIQAANVTETATRQIEASVIAIRPKKSKGKKAASRGPNSVSEISEALLATQMVTNQALAATLRVKRGSRARKASTKARATESQTPNADQGAQAKMASAQTNVSALETQVAAAVQALADDYLAQLSLEPTTRTRGKRNRKSKHLNGDERSGNNYRRIPWGRRPAPPRDVAILQERANKLVKYLLVKDQTKIPIKRSDMLRDVIQEYDEYFPEIIERASYALEKMFRVNLKEIDKQSSLYILISTRESSAGILGTTKDTPKLGLLMVILSVIFMNGNKASEAVIWEVLRKLGLHPGVRHSLFGEVRKLITDEFVKQKYLEYKRVPNSRPPEYEFFWGLRSYHETSKMKVLKFACKVQKKDPKDWAVQYREAVEMEVQAAAVAVAEAEARAEARAQMGIGEEAVAGPWNWDDMDIDCLTREELGDDAQAWSRFSFEIEARAQENADASTSVNFSRGAVVPTPALALLANPEPARASIVDPVLLLASVVDQALVLASAVDQASVASAVDRAQELASAVDQTLVLALVVDQAPVLASAVEPPVLVPVASPMASEVSDLFPMFTDTANKLH